The sequence below is a genomic window from Montipora capricornis isolate CH-2021 chromosome 14, ASM3666992v2, whole genome shotgun sequence.
GGAAACCGTTTGTGAATTTCAACAGTTTAGCAGAACCACAGTATATCACATTAGGTGATGGACATACGGTTAAAGCTGTTGGACGTGGTGTCGTTCTATTGAGAATCTCCACAGATGACGTCAAGACAAATAAGTGCAAGCTGCAGGATGTATTGTATGTTCCAAAGCTCTCATTCAATTTGCTCAGCGTAGTAGCATCAACTAAGGCTGGAATGCTAGTGCAATTCACCGAAGGAGGATGTGAGATCTTTGATGGGAGAAACAAGCTTGTTGCCACTGCAACAAGAGAAAGTAATTTATACTACTTAAACTGTTGCAGTATTCATGTTCTAATGAACTCTGTAGGACAAAAGGAGTGTGTGTGGCATCAAAGATATGGTCACCTTTGTGAAGACGGTCTTAAGAAGTTAGTAAAAGGCAACATGGTCGATGGACTTGACTTTGGCCCATCAACAGAAGTAAGTTTCTGTGAGTCGTGCACTGAAGGCAAAATACACCGTAGCAAGTTTCCTGTAGAGCAGAGCAAAAGCGCTGATGAGGTACTTGGTCTAGTCCATACAGATGTTTGTGGCCAAGTGGGCCCAAAATCACCAAGTGGAGGAGAGTATTTTCTTACCTTCATTGACGACAAGACTCGCTATGTCTGGGTCTACACCCTGAAGACACGAGAtgaagtgtttcaaaagttcttagaatggaAAGTGTTGGTAGAGAAGTCCACGTCAAAAAGGCTTAAAGTCCTGCGCTCAGATAACGGTGGAGAGTATTTATCCTCGGAGTTTAGGGATTATCTGTCAAGGGAAGGAATTCGTCATGAGCTCACCATACCTAAAACGCCCCAACAGAACGGAGTAGCTGAGAGAATGAACAGAACATTAGTAGAAAGTGTGAGATCAATGCTCATTGATGCACATTTACCACATAAGTTCTGGGCCGAAGCGTTATCAACAGCTGTGTATTTAAGGAATCGAAGTCCAACGAAAGCTGTGGAAGACAAAACCCCATATGAGGCATGGTCAGGAGACAGACCTAACGTTAAGCACCTACGAGTATTTGGATGCATCGCATACGCCCATGTGCCCAAGGATGAACGTAAAAAGCTGGACTGTAAGTCTAGGAAGTGCATTCTTCTTGGTTACGGGGCTGAAATCAAAGGATATCGACTTTATGATGTGGAAAGACGCAAAGTACTGCATAGTCATGACGTAATCTTTGATGAGTCAAGTAGATTGACAATCAGTGGTGAACGACAGGGTAAATTGCAGTGtgaggaggaggagaagcagCGTctagttgagtttgagtttgattgCACTCCAAATGAAGTTGAGGAGGAGCCTGAACCAGTACTGAGAAGGTCAACACGAGAAAGAAGACCGCCTGATAACTATGGTGAGTGGGTGACAGTAGCAGATTCCGAAGAAAAAGAGCCTGAGACCATGAAACAAGCCCTGTCAGGACCAAGTAAGCCAAAGTGGCAAGAGGCCATGGAAAAGGAAATGGAGTCACTTCATTGTAATGATGTGTGGGAACTTGAGGAGCTACCCAAAGACGGAAAGGCAGTAGCAAGTAAGTGGGTATTTAAGATTAAGACTGATGCCGATGGATCACTAGAACGATACAAGACACGCCATGTAGCACAAGGATATCCCCCGAAGTTTGGTCTTGATTACGATGAGACATTCAGCCCTGTGGTTACATTCGAGTCTGTAAGAACGGTTGTTGCTCTGGCAGCACAGCAAGGTCTTAAGCTACACCAGATGGATGTCACCTGTGCTTTCCTAAATGGCGAGCTCGAAGAAGAAATATACATGAAACAACCTGAAGGGTTTGAAGTTAAAGGCAAAGAACATCTTGTTTGCAAATTACAGAGGAGTATATATGGCCTCAAACAATCTCCTAGATGCTGGAACACTacactgaatggaaaattgGAAAGGATGGGTTTTTCTCAAACAAAAGGAGATCCACGCATCTACACAGCACAGCATGGCGAGCCATTCATCATAGGAGTGTATGTCGACGACATATTACTAGCTAGTAAGAGCGACAAGCGACTGGCAGAAGTCAAAGCAACCCTTGCAAATGAGTTCCACATGAAAGACATGGGAGAGCTGCATCACTTCTTGGGAAGTGAAGATCATCCAAAGGCATGAAACTGGAGAGATATGGATGGGACAATCAGTGTACACAAGAAATGTCTTGGAAAAACTTGGTATGACGAACTCGAAGCCAATGCCAACACTAGTTGATGTTAGTACTAAGCCTGTGAAAGGTGATGACAGCAAGAAGgttgacaaagctgaataccaGTCCATGGTCGGTAGTCTGCTTTATCTCTCAACGAGAACCAGACTAGACATTGCTTATGCTGTAAGCAATGTATCCAGATTTAATGCTGAACCTACAACAAAACACATGACAGCTGTGAAGCGTATACTGCGATACCTCAATGGCACTTGTGACCTAGGTCTATTGTACAGAAAAGATGAGATGAACGAGTGTATCGGGTATTCAGATGCCGACTGGGCTGGGGACTTATATGATCGCAAGTCCACTTCAGCATACATCTTTCACATGGGAGGAGCAGCAATAAGCTGGAGAAGCCCTCTCAACAGCAGAAGCGGAGTACATGGCACTAGCCAGTGCAGCACAAGAAGCTCTTTGGCTGAGACAGCTTCTGTCTgacttggaaaacaaaaatacctCACCGACTCTGATTCTTGAAGACAACCAAGCAGTCATCTGCCTAGCTAAGAATCATCAATTTCATGGTCTCGCAAAGCAAATAGAtattaaataacattttgtacGAGAGAAGTATGCCAATGGAAACATTGCAGTCAAGTAATGCAGATCAGAAGACATGCTGACAGATATGCTGACCAAGGGACTTAGATATATACCATTTACTAAACTTGGTGAGATGACAGGAGTAAAGGCAATGACCGAGTAATTCGCATACGAGTGAGGAGGAGTGTTGGAAATAGACACTCTAGCGAATTAACTTGAACATATCGTGACAGTTGATGACTATGGACAAAACCATGTTATACTTACGTTCTATATTTAGATTGTTATGTAAAATCCTCGttttaatgacaatgaaaagccaggcaacctcgcctgcaaattcctcttcgattgTGTAATCTTCGTCGGTTGACTAGCGTTTTGTAGTCCTTGTTTAGTTCACTGTTTTTCGAGTGATTAAAGCGGTTGCGTTCAAAAGGATCGTCTGGATCAATAGTTAAGGCCTAGTGAATTGTTCTGGATAGAAGTTCAAGTCCAAAGAGTGATTTTCAACAAGATGTTGTGGCAATTAGGACATTCAACTTGCCTTAAATCACCATGAAGCACTGGACACGTGAGCAGTTTCTCAGCAGAAGTAACGAATACACAGCCATTTACTGGACACTTGACAGGTAGAGTCCATTCTGCCTCAGGGTCCCAAAAGTATGCAAGTTGAGCAAAACGAGTACCATCCCAAAACTCTTTTTTTGGGTGCCCAACCCCACCCCTCTTGTCTTTCTACAGGCAACCAGTGAGAATTTTCTGTCCAATGTGCTGTCATGTTTTGACACATGGAAGGTGAAGAACACCATCTTTTGA
It includes:
- the LOC138031435 gene encoding uncharacterized protein codes for the protein MGQSVYTRNVLEKLGMTNSKPMPTLVDVSTKPVKGDDSKKVDKAEYQSMVGSLLYLSTRTRLDIAYAVSNVSRFNAEPTTKHMTAVKRILRYLNGTCDLGLLYRKDEMNECIGYSDADWAGDLYDRKSTSAYIFHMGGAAISWRSPLNSRSGVHGTSQCSTRSSLAETASV